Within Bacteroidota bacterium, the genomic segment CAGATAAAATTGCAATTGTAAATACAACAACTAATTTTCGTGAATTGATAATTGCAATGACGAAACATAATTTAGGTGCAGCATGTGTAATTGATGATGATGAAAATTTTGTAGGATTAATTACGGATGGAGATGTGCGCAGAATTTTAATTGATACAACGGATATTAATTCTATTCCGATGCAAAAAATTATGACTGCAAATCCTGTTTCTGTTGCGTCAGATGCTACATTAAAAATTGCAGTTGATTTAATGGAAAATCGCAAGTCGCAATTATCGGTTTTACCTGTTATTGATTTAGGGAAATTAAAAGGATTGATTCGTATTCACGATGTATATCAGCGATAGTATTAGTATATCGGTTTTTGAATTGACAATTGACAGTTGACAATTGACAATGAAAAACATCACTGATTATTCATTACTCATCACAGATTCCACACTTCCACTATTTAACAGTTAAACAATTCCCCGATTCTACGATTCCCCGATTCTACAATTCTACAATCATTCAAAAATTATCAGCACATGATTTTTTTCTACATTCTGTCCTTTCTGTACTTCTATACTTTTTACAATTGCATCGCCGGGTGCTTTCAAAACATTTTCCATTTTCATTGCTTCCAACACAATTAATGCATCCCCTTTCTGAATTGTTTGTCCGGCCTCTACACGAATATCTAAAACAGCTCCGGGCATTGGTGCTTTTAAATCTTTTATTTTAGCACTGCTTGCTCCATCAAAACCCATCTTCTCCAACAACAGATCTAACTTCTCTTTCACCTGGACTTCATATTCATTATTATTAATTCGAAGTATCATTGTTTTTGTAGCCGCATCAATACGAACCACTTCAACAGTATAGGATTTTCCATTATCCAAAACATGAAAAAATCTTTCTCCGGTTTTTATTATTTCAGCCGAAACTGCATTTCCATCTATTGTTCCATTTTCTATTTCAAAATGTGTGGAACCATTCACTATCACTTTTGCCATCTTAACAATTTTTAATCTTTAGGTTATGG encodes:
- a CDS encoding acetyl-CoA carboxylase biotin carboxyl carrier protein subunit; translated protein: MAKVIVNGSTHFEIENGTIDGNAVSAEIIKTGERFFHVLDNGKSYTVEVVRIDAATKTMILRINNNEYEVQVKEKLDLLLEKMGFDGASSAKIKDLKAPMPGAVLDIRVEAGQTIQKGDALIVLEAMKMENVLKAPGDAIVKSIEVQKGQNVEKNHVLIIFE